From Scleropages formosus chromosome 1, fSclFor1.1, whole genome shotgun sequence, a single genomic window includes:
- the elp3 gene encoding elongator complex protein 3, with the protein MGKPKKKSDLSRAELMMMTIADVIKQLVEAHEEGKDINLNKVKTKTSAKYGLSAQPRLVDIIAAVPPQYRRALVPKLKAKPIRTASGIAVVAVMCKPHRCPHINFTGNICVYCPGGPDSDFEYSTQSYTGYEPTSMRAIRARYDPYLQTRHRVEQLKQLGHSVDKVEFIVMGGTFMALPEDYRDYFIRNLHDALSGHTSNSVAEAVRYSERSRTKCVGITIETRPDYCLKRHLSDMLAYGCTRLEIGVQSVYEDVARDTNRGHTVRAVCESFHLAKDAGFKVVAHMMPDLPNVGMERDVEQFIEFFENPAFRPDGLKLYPTLVIRGTGLYELWKTGRYKSYSPSALVDLVARILALVPPWTRVYRVQRDIPMPLVSSGVEHGNLRELALARMKDMGTECRDVRTREVGIQEIHHKVRPYQVELVRRDYVANEGWETFLSYEDPEQDILIGLLRLRRCSAQSFRPELKGAASIVRELHVYGSVVPISSRDPSKFQHQGFGMMLMEEAERIAREEHGSRKLAVISGVGTRDYYRKLGYELEGPYMVKYLD; encoded by the exons ATGGGGAAGCCTAAGAAGAAAA GTGACCTCAGCCGTGCAGAGCTTATGATGATGACGATTGCGGATGTCATCAAGCAGTTGGTGGAGGCCCATGAAGAAGGAAAGGACATCAACCTCAACAA AGTGAAGACAAAGACGTCAGCAAAGTATGGCCTATCGGCACAGCCACGCTTGGTGGACATCATcgccgctgtgccgccacaGTACCGCCGCGCCTTGGTGCCCAAGCTAAAGGCCAAGCCCATCCGCACGGCCAGCGGG ATTGCGGTGGTAGCCGTGATGTGCAAACCCCACCGGTGCCCCCATATCAACTTCACAGGCAATATCTGCGT GTACTGCCCTGGTGGTCCTGATTCAGACTTTGAATACTCCACACAGTCATACACTGGCTATGAG CCCACGTCAATGAGGGCCATCCGCGCTCGCTATGACCCCTACCTGCAGACTCGCCATCGTGTGGAACAG CTGAAGCAGTTAGGCCATAGCGTGGACAAGGTGGAGTTCATTGTGATGGGTGGCACGTTCATGGCCCTACCCGAAGACTATAGGGATTACTTCATCCGGAACCTCCATGACGCCCTTTCTGGTCACACCTCCAACTCGGTGGCCGAGGCTGTCAG GTACTCGGAGCGCAGCCGCACCAAGTGTGTGGGCATCACCATAGAGACACGACCAGACTACTGCCTCAAAAGACACCTCAGCGACATGCTGGCTTACGGCTGCACGCGCCTGGAGATCGGTGTACAGAGCGTGTATGAAGACGTGGCCCGCGACACCAACAG GGGTCACACAGTGCGGGCAGTGTGTGAGTCTTTCCACCTTGCCAAGGATGCAGGCTTCAAGGTGGTGGCCCACATGATGCCAGACCTCCCCAACGTGGGCATGGAGCGTGATGTGGAGCagttcatt GAGTTCTTTGAGAACCCAGCCTTCCGGCCAGATGGGCTCAAGCTGTACCCCACTCTGGTGATCCGGGGCACGGGCCTTTACGAGCTGTGGAAGACAGGCCGCTACAAGAGCTACTCACCCAGCGCTCTGGTGGACCTGGTGGCGCGGATTCTAGCGTTGGTTCCGCCATGGACACGAGTGTACCGTGTGCAGAG GGACATCCCCATGCCCCTGGTGAGCTCTGGTGTGGAGCACGGCAACCTGAGGGAACTGGCCTTGGCACGGATGAAGGACATGGGAACGGAG TGTCGCGATGTCAGAACCAGGGAGGTGGGGATTCAGGAAATCCACCACAAAGTACGGCCCTACCAG GTTGAGCTGGTGCGCAGGGACTATGTGGCCAATGAGGGTTGGGAGACCTTCTTGTCGTACGAAGACCCGGAGCAAGACATCCTGATTGGGCTATTGCGTCTGCGCCGCTGCTCCGCACAGTCCTTCCGGCCTGAGTTGAAGGGCGCAGCATCAATCGTGCGTGAGCTGCACGTCTATGGCAGCGTGGTGCCCATCAGCAGCCGTGATCCCAGCAAGTTCCAGCACCAG GGTTTCGGGATGATGCTGATGGAAGAGGCAGAAAGGATTGCGCGGGAGGAGCATGGGTCCAGAAAACTGGCCGTCATCTCTG GTGTGGGGACCAGGGACTACTACAGGAAGTTGGGCTACGAGCTGGAGGGGCCGTACATGGTGAAATACCTTGACTGA
- the LOC108924053 gene encoding serine/threonine-protein kinase PDIK1L, translating to MRGTHMEEVYTLEREVGRGSYGVVFEGRVAEDGPWGVRGQRVAIKRLPCHSPECIELYLQELWAMRATARSHPNVIALYCCFRQTGPNTLHRLKAGRLPLDLVESALKGSVARPCLEAKRKTSTARSRRRRPSSPEPLPRTCSALWLVMEYCDGGDLNHYLLSRPPDAQLNYSVVQQLSSAVEFLHGLRITHRDLKPDNVLVHNTPAGPVVKVADFGLSKVSDGQSEGGLVRQHFSSTCGSDFYMAPEVWAGRSYTAQADIFSLGVLFWAVLERITFLEDGTTQEQLGAYVCRGRWLVPLGEALSENPDLQLSIPMKARRTPPLLPPPSQQLCALLLDMLASDPDARPAAPQLKDRVLHATTSQ from the exons ATGAGAGGGACCCACATGGAGGAggtgtacaccctggagaggGAGGTGGGACGTGGCAGCTATGGGGTGGTCTTTGAGGGCCGTGTGGCTGAGGACGGGCCATGGGGTGTGCGTGGCCAGCGAGTGGCCATAAAGCGTCTTCCGTGCCACAGCCCCGAGTGCATCGAGCTGTACTTGCAGGAGCTGTGGGCCATGCGTGCCACAGCCAGGAGCCACCCCAACGTCATTGCCCTGTACTGCTGCTTCCGGCAGACCGGGCCCAACACCTTGCACCGTCTCAAGGCAGGCAGGCTGCCACTGGACCTGGTGGAGAGCGCTCTCAAAGGCAGTGTTGCACGGCCCTGTTTGGAGGCAAAGAGGAAAACCTCAACAGCCCGGTCCCGccggagaaggccgtcttctcCGGAACCACTCCCCCGAACCTGCAGTGCCCTGTGGCTGGTGATGGAGTATTGCGATGGGGGGGACCTGAACCATTACTTGCTGTCTCGACCCCCAGACGCACAGCTGAATTACAGTGTGGTCCAGCAGCTGAGCAGTGCCGTGGAATTCCTCCATGGCCTCCGCATCACCCACAGAGACCTTAAACCTGACAACGTCTTGGTGCACAACACTCCTGCAGGGCCGGTGGTCAAG GTGGCAGATTTTGGGCTCAGCAAGGTGAGCGACGGCCAGTCTGAAGGGGGCCTGGTCAGACAGCACTTCTCCTCCACTTGTGGCTCAGATTTCTACATGGCACCTGAGGTGTGGGCTGGACGTAGCTACACAGCCCAGGCAGACATCTTCTCCTTGGGAGTGCTCTTCTGGGCTGTGCTGGAGAGGATCACGTTCCTAGAAGATGGCACCACACAGGAGCAGCTGG GAGCATATGTGTGCCGGGGACGCTGGCTAGTCCCGTTAGGAGAGGCCCTGAGTGAGAACCCCGACCTGCAGCTGTCCATCCCTATGAAAGCTAGACGGACCCCTCCTCTGTTGCCCCCGCCATCTCAGCAGctctgtgctctgctgctggACATGCTGGCCTCAGATCCCGATGCGCGCCCTGCAGCTCCACAGCTCAAAGACAGGGTGCTCCATGCCACCACCTCTCAGTGA